A single window of Halotalea alkalilenta DNA harbors:
- the ubiD gene encoding 4-hydroxy-3-polyprenylbenzoate decarboxylase codes for MQYRDLREFIERLETMGELKRISAEVDPYLEITEICDRVLRAEGPALLFENVRGHDMPVLANLFGTPRRVALGMGQEEVSKLREIGELLAYLKEPEPPKGLRDAWEKAPLLKKVLSMGPKRVRKAACQEVVLEGDEVDLDRLPIQHCWPGDAGPLVTWPLVVTKGPNKKRQNLGIYRQQKIGKNRLIMRWLSHRGGALDFLEWQKAHPGEPFPVAVALGADPATILGAVTPVPDSLSEYAFAGLLRGSKTELTSCGHAELEVPASAEIVLEGFIYPDDTAPEGPFGDHTGYYNEVDTFPVFTVTRITHRRDPIYHSTYTGRPPDEPAVLGVALNEVFVPILRKQFPEIIDFYLPPEGCSYRMAVVSMRKQYPGHAKRVMMGVWSFLRQFMYTKFVIVVDEDVDTRDWKDVIWAITTRMDPARDTVMIENTPIDYLDFASPVSGLGSKMGLDATSKWPGETDREWGVPIAMDEAIKRRVSERWAELAIFEQ; via the coding sequence ATGCAGTATCGCGATCTGCGCGAATTCATCGAGCGCCTCGAAACGATGGGCGAGCTCAAACGCATCTCCGCGGAAGTCGATCCCTATCTGGAGATCACCGAAATCTGCGATCGCGTATTGCGCGCCGAAGGTCCTGCGTTGTTGTTCGAGAACGTGCGCGGGCACGATATGCCGGTGCTCGCCAACCTGTTCGGTACACCCAGGCGCGTCGCCCTGGGCATGGGGCAGGAGGAGGTGAGCAAGCTGCGCGAGATCGGTGAGCTGCTCGCCTATCTGAAGGAGCCTGAGCCACCCAAGGGGCTGCGCGACGCTTGGGAGAAGGCGCCGCTGCTCAAGAAAGTGCTGAGCATGGGGCCCAAGCGCGTACGCAAGGCCGCTTGCCAGGAGGTGGTGCTCGAGGGCGACGAGGTGGATCTCGACCGGCTGCCGATCCAGCACTGCTGGCCGGGAGACGCGGGGCCGCTGGTGACCTGGCCGCTGGTAGTGACCAAGGGGCCGAACAAGAAGCGCCAGAACCTCGGTATCTATCGCCAGCAGAAGATCGGCAAGAACCGGCTGATCATGCGCTGGCTCTCCCACCGCGGCGGTGCGCTCGATTTCCTCGAATGGCAAAAGGCCCATCCCGGCGAACCCTTCCCGGTGGCGGTGGCGCTCGGCGCCGACCCGGCGACGATCCTTGGCGCGGTGACGCCGGTGCCCGACAGCCTGTCCGAGTACGCGTTCGCCGGGCTCTTGCGCGGCAGCAAGACCGAGCTCACGAGCTGCGGGCACGCCGAGCTCGAAGTGCCGGCCTCGGCGGAAATCGTCCTCGAGGGGTTCATCTACCCCGACGACACTGCGCCCGAAGGGCCGTTCGGCGATCACACCGGTTACTACAACGAAGTCGATACCTTCCCGGTGTTCACCGTCACCCGGATCACCCATCGTCGCGATCCGATCTACCATTCGACCTACACTGGGCGTCCACCGGACGAGCCGGCCGTGCTCGGCGTCGCGCTCAATGAGGTGTTCGTGCCGATCCTGCGCAAGCAGTTTCCCGAGATCATCGACTTCTATCTGCCGCCCGAGGGGTGCTCCTATCGGATGGCGGTGGTGTCGATGCGCAAGCAGTATCCAGGCCATGCCAAGCGGGTGATGATGGGGGTGTGGAGCTTCCTGCGCCAGTTCATGTACACCAAGTTCGTGATCGTGGTCGATGAAGACGTCGACACCCGCGACTGGAAGGACGTGATCTGGGCGATCACTACGCGTATGGATCCGGCCCGCGATACCGTGATGATCGAGAACACCCCGATCGACTACCTGGACTTCGCCTCGCCGGTCAGCGGGCTCGGTTCGAAGATGGGGCTCGACGCGACCTCGAAGTGGCCAGGCGAGACCGATCGCGAATGGGGCGTGCCGATCGCGATGGATGAGGCGATCAAGCGGCGGGTCTCGGAGCGTTGGGCCGAACTGGCTATATTCGAACAGTGA
- a CDS encoding FAD-binding oxidoreductase yields the protein MTSTTLNCRIEALETLDANVTRVFLRADLREGQGDVAHAPGQYLEVAVELEGQKSWVPFSIANAHRGDGLLELHILHAEGSRSGAALARRLRLGECLEVRLPMGGCVFDLADRRPLLLIAAGTGFAQMKAIIEAALAHDPDHEIHLWWAARTRPELYLDDLARRWARDYAYFSYHPVLELPGEGDFDGVIERIDRALAENITATRHASVYISGSPGMVYAVVDTLEAIEPLTERVFSDVFSYAPRMPAGNGESR from the coding sequence ATGACGTCCACCACCTTGAATTGCCGGATCGAGGCGCTCGAGACCCTCGACGCCAACGTCACGCGGGTGTTCCTGCGCGCTGACCTGCGCGAGGGGCAGGGCGACGTCGCCCATGCGCCGGGGCAATATCTCGAGGTCGCCGTCGAGCTCGAGGGCCAGAAGTCCTGGGTGCCGTTCTCGATCGCCAACGCTCATCGCGGCGATGGCCTGCTCGAGCTGCATATCCTGCATGCCGAGGGTAGCCGCAGCGGCGCTGCCCTGGCGCGTCGCCTGCGCCTGGGCGAGTGTCTCGAGGTGCGCCTGCCGATGGGGGGGTGCGTGTTCGATCTCGCCGACCGTCGCCCGCTACTGCTGATCGCCGCCGGCACCGGTTTTGCCCAGATGAAGGCGATCATCGAGGCCGCGCTCGCCCACGATCCCGATCACGAGATCCATCTGTGGTGGGCGGCACGCACTCGGCCCGAACTCTACCTCGACGACCTGGCCCGGCGGTGGGCACGAGACTACGCTTACTTCAGCTATCACCCAGTGCTCGAGCTGCCGGGCGAGGGTGATTTCGATGGGGTGATCGAGCGTATCGACCGGGCGCTGGCCGAGAACATTACCGCGACTCGCCACGCCAGCGTCTACATCTCCGGTTCCCCTGGCATGGTGTACGCCGTGGTCGACACGCTGGAGGCGATCGAGCCACTCACCGAGCGAGTGTTCTCAGACGTATTCAGCTATGCACCCAGGATGCCGGCCGGCAATGGGGAGTCCCGCTGA
- the folM gene encoding dihydromonapterin reductase, whose protein sequence is MPQSPILVTGGAQRLGRYCAERLLEDGHPVIITYRRPRAAVEALRARGVTAVQADFSSEAGILEFIETLHSLTPSLRAIVHNASRWQADHSDASMGEEFELMFRVHMLAPYLINLKARDLLDACTEPMRDIVHISDFSASKGSRHHSAYASTKAGMENLTRSFAARFAPSIKVNSIAPAAIMLNTDDDEAYAASLRDKSVLEAIPGPSVIWEGLRYLLDARFVTGSTLAIDGGRNVK, encoded by the coding sequence ATGCCCCAGTCACCGATCCTGGTCACCGGTGGCGCCCAGCGGCTCGGGCGCTACTGCGCCGAGCGGCTGCTCGAGGATGGCCATCCGGTGATCATCACCTACCGCCGTCCTCGGGCCGCGGTAGAGGCGCTGCGCGCCCGCGGTGTGACCGCGGTGCAGGCCGACTTCTCGAGCGAAGCAGGTATCCTCGAGTTCATCGAGACGCTCCACTCGCTCACCCCGAGCCTGCGCGCGATCGTCCACAACGCCTCCAGGTGGCAGGCCGATCACAGTGACGCCTCGATGGGCGAGGAGTTCGAGCTGATGTTCCGCGTCCACATGCTCGCTCCCTACCTGATCAACCTGAAGGCTCGCGACCTGCTCGATGCCTGCACCGAGCCGATGCGCGACATCGTCCACATCAGCGACTTTTCCGCCAGTAAAGGTTCGCGGCACCATTCGGCCTACGCCTCGACCAAGGCGGGGATGGAGAACCTGACCCGCTCGTTCGCCGCGCGTTTCGCACCGAGCATCAAGGTCAACTCGATCGCCCCGGCGGCGATCATGCTCAATACCGACGACGATGAGGCCTATGCCGCCTCGCTCAGGGACAAATCGGTACTCGAGGCGATCCCCGGTCCATCGGTGATCTGGGAAGGCCTGCGCTATCTGCTCGATGCTCGCTTCGTCACTGGCAGCACGCTCGCCATTGACGGTGGGCGCAATGTGAAGTAG
- a CDS encoding 3-deoxy-7-phosphoheptulonate synthase encodes MTSNLSIPAAPASERSSLPLPSVAELKARLPLGPTLSRRVATQRATLRRIIEGRDSRLMVVVGPCSIHDDRAALDYAERLADLASRVDDQLVLVMRAYVEKPRTTVGWKGLLYDPHLDGSDDMATGLHFSRSLMREILHLGLPVSTELLHPMAAGYFSDLLAWAAIGARTTESQIHRELVSGLALPVGFKNATDGGIGVACDAIRAASHPHRHFGIDCDGHPAMLTSEGNPDTHLVLRGGRNGPNYDAQSVNDARMALERAGLPARIMVDCSHANSGKDPLRQPAVLAEVIAQRLAGEDSLRAVMLESHLESGAQSLGAPLRYGVSITDGCLGWDATEAALLEAAERLRGGRLAAKAESLMLS; translated from the coding sequence ATGACATCCAATCTCTCTATCCCCGCTGCGCCTGCCTCCGAACGCTCGTCACTGCCGCTGCCGAGCGTCGCCGAGCTCAAGGCCCGCTTGCCGCTTGGTCCCACCCTCTCGCGCCGCGTGGCCACCCAGCGCGCAACGCTGCGCCGCATCATCGAGGGCCGCGATTCGCGCCTGATGGTGGTGGTGGGGCCCTGCTCGATCCACGATGATCGCGCGGCTCTCGACTACGCCGAGCGTCTTGCCGATCTGGCATCGCGTGTCGACGACCAGCTGGTACTGGTGATGCGCGCCTACGTCGAAAAACCGCGCACCACGGTGGGATGGAAGGGACTGCTCTATGATCCGCACCTCGACGGTAGCGACGATATGGCCACTGGCCTGCATTTCTCACGTTCGCTGATGCGCGAGATTCTGCACCTGGGCCTGCCCGTCTCTACCGAGCTGCTGCACCCGATGGCCGCGGGCTACTTTTCCGATCTGCTCGCCTGGGCGGCGATCGGGGCGCGTACCACCGAGTCGCAGATTCATCGCGAGCTGGTCAGCGGGCTCGCGCTGCCGGTCGGTTTCAAGAACGCAACCGACGGCGGCATCGGCGTGGCCTGCGACGCAATCCGCGCGGCTTCGCACCCGCATCGCCACTTCGGCATCGACTGCGATGGGCATCCGGCGATGTTGACCAGCGAGGGGAATCCCGACACGCACCTGGTGCTGCGCGGCGGGCGCAATGGACCCAATTATGATGCGCAGAGCGTCAATGATGCGCGCATGGCGCTGGAGCGGGCCGGGCTGCCTGCGAGGATCATGGTCGATTGCAGCCACGCCAACAGCGGTAAGGATCCGCTGCGTCAGCCGGCGGTGCTGGCCGAGGTGATCGCCCAGAGACTGGCGGGAGAGGATAGCCTTCGCGCGGTGATGCTCGAAAGCCACCTGGAGTCGGGCGCTCAATCCCTGGGCGCGCCGCTGCGCTATGGCGTGTCGATCACCGATGGCTGCCTGGGGTGGGATGCGACCGAAGCGGCACTGCTCGAGGCGGCCGAGCGGCTGCGCGGCGGTAGGCTGGCAGCCAAGGCTGAGTCATTGATGCTGAGCTGA
- a CDS encoding BCCT family transporter has translation MAQASNQRVFFVSAALIVALVSIGAVFPSQFSAGASAALSGVTRVFGWFYLWSVFGFVVFLLFVAGSRYGNIRLGPQDSRPTYGFFSWVSMLLAAGFGVGLVFYGMSEPMLHYLSPPFGDMEGGTPESARYAIQYAMFNWGLHQWAAFSIVGLIIAYYQFRKGQPGLVSTVMKPITAKLGRARKVSGSALDVFAVVATVMGVATSVGLAVLQINGGLSIVFESVQEGFFWQCVIMAAMFACYMASAWSGLDKGIKNLSNLNMLLCLGMMLYVLITGPTIAILETFTVGIGDYLQNVIGMSLRIDPFGDSEWIGSWTVFYWAWVISWSPYVGSFVARVSRGRTIRQYVFGVLIVPPMLACLWIGILGGAALNMELNGAEGLAAATEANITTALFLLFDQLPFSYLVSLVAILLIFIFLVTSADSAAFIVSQMSDNGSLHPPLYKRFTWGILIAAICLTLIAAGGDTGLSGLQSAAVVAALPFTFIIYGMVVVLFRELRADRRAMLMALYRQHGETPVGADIFEADSMESGFDEKIKRTPELVNRRINTGRGANSDRV, from the coding sequence ATGGCTCAAGCCAGCAACCAGCGGGTGTTCTTCGTTTCAGCGGCATTGATAGTGGCATTGGTTTCGATCGGCGCTGTGTTTCCCAGTCAGTTCAGCGCAGGGGCTTCAGCGGCGCTGAGTGGGGTTACCCGGGTATTCGGCTGGTTCTACCTCTGGTCGGTGTTCGGCTTCGTGGTATTTCTCTTGTTCGTCGCTGGCAGCCGCTACGGCAATATCCGTCTCGGTCCGCAGGATTCCAGGCCGACCTACGGCTTCTTTTCCTGGGTCAGCATGCTGCTGGCCGCCGGCTTCGGCGTAGGGCTCGTGTTCTATGGCATGTCCGAACCGATGCTTCATTACCTCTCGCCGCCCTTCGGCGACATGGAGGGCGGGACCCCGGAGTCTGCGCGCTATGCAATCCAGTACGCGATGTTCAATTGGGGCCTGCATCAGTGGGCGGCGTTTTCGATCGTCGGCCTGATCATCGCCTACTACCAGTTCCGCAAGGGCCAGCCTGGACTGGTGTCGACGGTGATGAAACCGATCACCGCCAAGCTCGGGCGGGCGCGCAAGGTATCCGGCAGTGCGCTCGACGTGTTCGCCGTGGTCGCCACGGTGATGGGGGTAGCCACCTCGGTGGGGCTTGCGGTGTTGCAGATCAATGGTGGCCTGAGCATCGTGTTCGAGAGTGTCCAGGAGGGCTTCTTCTGGCAGTGCGTGATCATGGCGGCGATGTTCGCCTGCTACATGGCCTCGGCCTGGTCAGGGCTCGACAAAGGGATCAAGAACCTCTCCAACCTCAACATGCTGCTCTGCCTGGGGATGATGCTCTATGTACTGATCACCGGGCCGACCATCGCCATCCTCGAGACCTTCACCGTCGGGATCGGTGATTATCTGCAAAACGTCATCGGTATGAGTCTGCGCATCGATCCCTTCGGCGATAGCGAGTGGATCGGCAGCTGGACGGTCTTCTATTGGGCCTGGGTGATTTCCTGGTCGCCCTATGTCGGCAGCTTCGTCGCGCGTGTCTCGCGCGGGCGTACCATCCGCCAGTACGTGTTCGGGGTGCTGATCGTGCCGCCAATGCTCGCTTGCCTATGGATCGGCATACTCGGTGGTGCCGCGCTGAACATGGAGCTCAACGGAGCCGAAGGCTTGGCCGCGGCGACCGAGGCCAACATCACCACTGCGCTGTTTCTGCTCTTCGACCAGCTGCCGTTCTCCTATCTGGTCTCGCTCGTCGCGATCCTGCTGATCTTCATTTTCCTGGTCACTTCGGCCGACTCTGCTGCCTTCATCGTCTCGCAGATGAGCGACAATGGCTCGCTCCACCCGCCGCTCTACAAGCGCTTCACCTGGGGCATCCTGATCGCCGCGATCTGCCTGACCCTGATCGCCGCGGGAGGCGATACCGGCCTTTCCGGGCTGCAGTCGGCGGCGGTGGTCGCGGCGCTGCCGTTCACCTTCATCATCTATGGCATGGTGGTGGTACTGTTCAGGGAGCTTCGCGCCGACCGCCGTGCGATGCTGATGGCGCTCTATCGCCAGCATGGTGAAACACCGGTCGGTGCCGACATCTTCGAGGCGGACAGCATGGAAAGCGGCTTCGACGAGAAGATCAAGCGCACACCTGAACTGGTGAACCGGCGAATCAACACCGGGCGCGGAGCCAATAGCGATCGCGTCTGA
- a CDS encoding extensin-like domain-containing protein: protein MRALFWGLITVLLLAGLAPWIERWLPPGYDPFAPLSIDDPPTVVTRFKLSRLAGDPDACLAVLERAREAQWISFSQPGDSGGQCPLSSPVRVQGFGSVTLSSSFLASCPLALSSAMFVAQVAVPEAQARLGSSLERIDHLGSYACRNVYHREQGRLSEHATAEALDVSGLRLGDGRELTVLGGWGRDDEAGAFLHALFERSCGYFGNSIGPDYNAAHANHFHLGMRGFGICR from the coding sequence TTGCGCGCACTGTTCTGGGGGCTGATCACCGTGCTGCTGCTCGCAGGACTCGCGCCTTGGATCGAACGATGGCTGCCGCCCGGCTATGATCCGTTCGCGCCGCTGTCGATCGATGATCCACCGACGGTGGTGACCCGGTTCAAGCTCTCGCGCTTGGCAGGAGATCCAGATGCCTGCCTTGCCGTGCTCGAACGAGCGCGCGAGGCGCAGTGGATCTCCTTCTCTCAGCCAGGGGACAGCGGCGGCCAGTGCCCGCTGTCCTCGCCCGTGCGGGTACAGGGCTTCGGTTCGGTCACGCTGAGTTCGAGCTTCCTCGCCAGCTGCCCGCTGGCGCTGAGCAGCGCGATGTTCGTCGCCCAGGTCGCCGTTCCCGAGGCGCAGGCGCGGCTGGGTTCATCGCTTGAGCGCATCGATCATCTCGGCAGCTACGCCTGCCGCAACGTCTATCATCGCGAACAAGGGCGGCTCAGCGAGCATGCCACCGCGGAGGCACTCGACGTCTCTGGTTTGCGTCTCGGTGACGGGCGCGAGCTAACGGTTCTGGGGGGATGGGGGCGAGACGACGAAGCGGGCGCCTTCCTTCACGCGCTGTTCGAGCGCAGCTGCGGCTACTTCGGCAACTCGATCGGCCCTGACTACAATGCCGCCCACGCCAACCACTTCCACCTGGGCATGCGTGGCTTCGGCATCTGCAGGTAG
- the dps gene encoding DNA starvation/stationary phase protection protein Dps: MSSAKPRSLKDAKKTTKLFPTRNDLPEATRAKVVAILNARLAELIDLSLVIKQAHWNLKGMQFIGVHEMLDGFRTEVDGFVDSVAERATQLGGTAFGTVQSVAESTSLKPYPTDIHAVPDHLVALAEHYAGAAAAVRKAIDDTDELGDADTSDLFTEVSRGLDMNLWFLEAHTQV; encoded by the coding sequence ATGAGCAGTGCAAAGCCGCGTAGCCTCAAGGACGCCAAGAAGACCACCAAGCTTTTTCCGACCCGCAACGACCTGCCCGAAGCGACCCGCGCCAAGGTCGTCGCGATCCTCAATGCCCGACTCGCTGAGCTGATCGATCTATCGCTGGTGATCAAGCAGGCTCACTGGAATCTCAAAGGCATGCAGTTCATCGGCGTGCACGAGATGCTCGACGGCTTCCGTACCGAAGTCGACGGCTTCGTCGACTCAGTGGCGGAACGTGCCACTCAGCTTGGCGGCACCGCCTTCGGTACCGTGCAGAGCGTCGCCGAGAGCACCTCCTTGAAGCCCTACCCGACCGATATCCATGCCGTGCCGGATCACCTGGTAGCGCTCGCCGAGCACTACGCCGGCGCCGCCGCCGCGGTACGCAAGGCCATCGACGACACCGACGAACTCGGCGATGCGGACACCTCGGACCTGTTCACCGAAGTATCCCGCGGCCTTGATATGAACCTCTGGTTCCTCGAAGCCCACACCCAGGTGTGA